A genomic region of Bactrocera dorsalis isolate Fly_Bdor chromosome 3, ASM2337382v1, whole genome shotgun sequence contains the following coding sequences:
- the LOC105228426 gene encoding uncharacterized protein LOC105228426 yields the protein MFLEYRILCFLIVLKWAHTQQVPTMSYPQRLYFHKLQKYPSYKIINAQEARLATTEPAVISTELVEAVTTTSTTAPPTNASSTDASTSDVTTKPAIAPLEISTGNTIYTPDEFPHDLLEIARSKLGLKSLDEVPSISELAEFLGTANATETIKYIRQMTNTEQGIALIKAYLESADFTDRTDEQRRRQQQQQQKSQQALSVTTTAETKKNNFLERVAAYFHIYNLWPQRGSADAAETRKNVEQQLSKYIKPQLAYRKRMQVTATHQTHNSIAHHKPMLVRNPLPYHYPVPLRPIADNRVRHNDAVVMPMAPPVVFSPVHLNTPKFYVPPHIELARATNIPPQQLQTLLQSKPKLAELAAKVSRLPLTNDSSTRIDEQLLVAVKRAIEQDDDLRKLLQSTAATLK from the exons atgtttttagaataCAGA ATACTTTGCTTTTTAATTGTCTTGAAGTGGGCGCACACACAACAGGTGCCTACAATGTCGTACCCCCAGCGGCTATATTTCCATAAACTGCAAAAGTATCCCAGCTATAAGATTATAAATGCGCAAGAGGCTAGATTGGCAACAACCGAGCCGGCTGTTATAAGCACCGAGCTAGTGGAAGCTGTTACTACCACAAGCACTACAGCGCCACCAACAAACGCTTCTAGTACCGACGCCAGCACTAGCGACGTCACAACTAAACCTGCTATAGCACCACTTGAAATTTCCACAGGTAATACCATTTACACACCCGATGAGTTTCCACATGATTTGCTTGAAATTGCACGTTCAAAGCTTGGTCTAAAGAGTCTTGATGAAGTGCCCAGTATAAGTGAGCTTGCCGAGTTTCTTGGCACCGCCAATGCGACGGAGACCATTAAATATATCCGGCAGATGACAAATACAGAACAAGGTATCGCGCTGATAAAAGCCTACCTTGAATCGGCAGACTTCACTGATCGCACCGATGAGCAGCGTCGtcgtcagcaacaacaacagcaaaagtcACAACAGGCGCTAAGTGTAACAACTACTGctgaaacaaagaaaaacaattttctgGAACGTGTTGCTgcgtattttcatatttacaatCTATGGCCGCAAAGAGGTAGCGCCGATGCGGCTGAAACGCGAAAGAATGTCGAGCAACAGCTAAGCAAATACATTAAACCGCAGTTGGCGTATAGAAAGCGAATGCAAGTGACAGCAACACATCAAACACACAACAGTATTGCACACCATAAGCCAATGTTGGTGCGTAATCCCTTACCTTATCACTATCCTGTGCCACTGCGCCCCATTGCCGACAATCGTGTGAGGCATAATGATGCTGTAGTCATGCCAATGGCACCACCGGTCGTCTTTTCGCCCGTACATTTGAACACACCTAAATTCTACGTGCCACCGCATATAGAGCTGGCACGCGCCACCAATATACCACCACAACAATTGCAAACGTTGTTGCAAAGCAAACCAAAACTGGCAGAATTAGCTGCCAAGGTGAGTCGTTTGCCGCTGACTAACGATAGTTCCACCCGTATTGATGAACAACTGTTGGTGGCGGTGAAGCGCGCCATCGAACAGGATGATGACTTGCGCAAATTGCTACAGAGCACCGCAGCTACACTCAAATAG
- the LOC105228425 gene encoding grpE protein homolog, mitochondrial, with translation MSRRTISLFTLANRYAAAVKSQNVLATRPALRFYSTENSAQKPQQSDTDGSNPLEGAVAEATKKLTEEIEILSKEVNDLKEKNDELLDKYKRSLADSENLRTRLTKQIADAKVFGIQSFCKDLLEVADILGHATDAVPKDELNENNPHLKNLYEGLTMTKASLLQVFKRHGLEPINPLNEKFNPNMHEALFEKDDATVEPSTVVVVTKLGYKLHERCIRPALVGVSKS, from the exons atgtcAAGGAGAACTATTTCGTTGTTTACGCTTGCAAATCGTTATGCAGCTGCTGTGAAGAGCCAAAACGTGTTGGCGACGAG ACCAGCGTTGCGTTTCTACAGCACGGAAAACTCCGCACAAAAACCACAACAGTCAGATACCGATGGCTCGAATCCATTGGAAGGCGCAGTTGCTGAAGCGACAAAGAAGTTGACAGAAGAAATCGAAATACTATCCAAAGAAGTGAATgacttgaaagaaaaaaatgatgAATTATTAGATAAGTACAAACGTTCACTAGCGGACAGTGAAAATCTGCGTACACGTCTCACCAAACAGATAGCTGATGCTAAAGTTTTTGGCATACAGAGCTTTTGTAAAGACCTGCTTGAGGTAGCTGATATACTCGGACATGCCACAGACGCGGTGCCGAAAGATgaa CTTAACGAAAATAATCCACATTTGAAGAACCTATACGAAGGTTTGACCATGACTAAAGCTTCACTGTTGCAGGTGTTTAAACGTCATGGCTTGGAACCAATCAACCCACTTAACGAGAAATTTAACCCAAATATGCACGAAGCATTATTCGAAAAG GATGATGCCACTGTCGAGCCcagcactgttgttgttgtcaccaAATTAGGCTACAAATTGCATGAACGTTGTATACGACCTGCGTTGGTTGGTGTCTCAAAGTCATGA